The Leucobacter chromiiresistens genome has a window encoding:
- a CDS encoding enoyl-CoA hydratase/isomerase family protein, which yields MTGPALRVEDRGDFVLATLDRPEKRNAIDRAVVDALHALCADLESQPRTLVLRGAGGSFAAGADIAQLRERTAADARAGINTRAFMRVHALPMPVIAVLDGHALGGGAELAYSADIRIGTHALTIGNPEPGLGIIAAAGASWRLREIVGDGLAAEMLLAGRILTGAEAFAAGLITHLHDDGDAAFAAAAAIAQRIARLDAAAVQASKRVLGAPRSAHPQIDLAEQAILFDSPEKHRRMTAFLERKQQR from the coding sequence ATGACCGGCCCGGCGCTGCGAGTCGAGGATCGCGGCGACTTCGTGCTCGCCACCCTCGATCGGCCGGAGAAGCGCAATGCGATCGACCGCGCCGTCGTCGACGCACTGCACGCGCTGTGCGCCGACCTCGAGTCGCAGCCGCGCACGCTGGTGCTGCGCGGGGCGGGGGGCAGCTTCGCCGCGGGTGCGGACATCGCGCAGCTGCGCGAGCGCACCGCCGCCGACGCGCGCGCGGGCATCAACACGCGCGCCTTCATGCGCGTGCACGCCCTGCCCATGCCGGTGATCGCCGTGCTCGACGGGCACGCGCTGGGCGGCGGCGCCGAGCTCGCCTACAGCGCCGACATCCGCATCGGCACGCACGCCCTCACGATCGGCAACCCCGAGCCCGGGCTCGGCATCATCGCGGCCGCCGGGGCGAGCTGGCGGCTGCGCGAGATCGTCGGCGACGGGCTCGCGGCCGAGATGCTGCTCGCCGGACGCATCCTCACGGGCGCGGAGGCGTTCGCCGCCGGCCTCATCACCCACCTCCACGACGACGGCGATGCGGCGTTCGCGGCCGCCGCGGCCATCGCGCAGCGCATCGCCCGACTCGATGCCGCCGCCGTGCAGGCGTCGAAGCGCGTGCTCGGCGCGCCCCGCTCCGCGCACCCCCAGATCGACCTCGCCGAGCAGGCGATCCTCTTCGACAGCCCCGAGAAGCACCGGCGCATGACCGCCTTCCTCGAGCGAAAGCAGCAGCGATGA
- a CDS encoding 3-hydroxyacyl-CoA dehydrogenase family protein, producing MSANDTTNADTTSPAVPERVGVLGGGRMGAGIAHAFLMAGSSVVVVEQSDAAAEAARERIERSIAASIARGHAGDPERLARALAVTTGVAAFAGCALVIEAVPESLELKTRALAEIEQQLAHDAVIASNTSSIPLARLADALEHPERCIGLHFFNPVPASSLIEVVVSPSTAPRLPEVAAGWARALGKTPITVRDAPGFASSRLGVALALEAMRMVEQGVASATDIDLAMELGYRHPVGPLRTTDIVGLDVRLGIAEQLERELGPAFAPPQLLRDLVAEGRLGRKSGSGFYEWPAPDAAPAPAPHPSSDPGTTGAPQ from the coding sequence ATGAGCGCAAACGACACGACGAACGCCGACACGACCTCCCCCGCCGTTCCGGAGCGCGTCGGCGTGCTCGGCGGTGGGCGCATGGGCGCCGGCATCGCGCACGCCTTCCTCATGGCCGGCAGCTCCGTCGTCGTGGTCGAGCAGAGCGACGCCGCAGCTGAGGCCGCGCGGGAGCGCATCGAGCGGAGCATTGCCGCGTCGATCGCGCGCGGGCACGCCGGCGATCCCGAGCGGCTCGCACGGGCCCTCGCCGTCACCACCGGCGTCGCCGCGTTCGCGGGGTGCGCGCTCGTGATCGAGGCGGTGCCCGAATCGCTCGAGCTCAAGACGCGCGCGCTCGCCGAGATCGAGCAGCAGCTCGCGCACGACGCCGTCATCGCGTCGAACACCTCGTCGATCCCCCTCGCCCGGCTCGCCGACGCCCTCGAGCACCCCGAGCGCTGCATCGGCCTCCACTTCTTCAATCCCGTGCCGGCGTCGTCGCTGATCGAGGTGGTGGTGAGCCCGAGCACCGCGCCCCGACTGCCCGAGGTCGCGGCCGGATGGGCGCGCGCCCTCGGCAAGACGCCGATCACCGTGCGAGACGCCCCGGGCTTCGCGTCGAGCCGCCTGGGCGTGGCGCTCGCACTCGAAGCGATGCGCATGGTCGAGCAGGGCGTCGCCAGCGCGACCGACATCGATCTCGCGATGGAGCTCGGTTACCGGCACCCCGTCGGGCCCCTGCGCACCACCGACATCGTCGGGCTCGACGTGCGGCTCGGCATCGCCGAGCAGCTCGAACGCGAGCTCGGCCCCGCCTTCGCACCGCCGCAGCTGCTGCGCGACCTGGTGGCGGAGGGGCGCCTGGGCCGCAAGAGCGGCAGCGGCTTCTACGAGTGGCCGGCGCCCGACGCCGCCCCCGCGCCCGCGCCCCACCCCTCATCCGATCCCGGCACGACAGGAGCCCCCCAATGA
- the paaZ gene encoding phenylacetic acid degradation bifunctional protein PaaZ — MTRTLQSYVQDAWWSPADAAGGAEVRDATTGETVAVVSSAGLDLAGAMAHARRVGQRHLGELTFHQRAVILKQLALALTERKAELYELSTRTGATQADSWVDIDGGIGVLFTYSGKGRRELPNARVQLDGPVEPLSKDGTFLGRHIRTTLPGVAVQINAFNFPVWGALEKLAPAFLAGMPTIVKPATPGAYVTEHLVRIIVESGLLPAGSLQLVTGSIREVFDHARLGDVVSFTGSAATADALRRHDAVQTGGVVFGAETDSINASVLGPDAVPGTPEFDAYVRQLVAEMTAKAGQKCTAIRRAIVPHALIDPLVDAVRDRIAAKVVVGDPREAATTMGPLASIEQRDEVLRQVQALVDGGGRVVIGEGQRPGEQTAFVEPILLRFDDALAPRVHDTEAFGPVASLIGYATPEEAAELVVRGGGSLVTSVASADPVFVAGLTRMSASANGRMLVLDRTDARTSTGHGSPLPNLVHGGPGRAGGGEELGGVRSVYHYMQRTAIQGSPEMLTAVTGVWHAGAATRDEAHPFRKPLQELRVGDRVVSEEREVTLDDIAHFAEFTGDTFYAHTDEAAAAANPFFPGRVAHGYLLLSFAAGLFVSPEPGPVLANYGLEHLRFITPVSPGDRIRVALTAKQIIPRETDEYGEVHWDAVLTNHRDEVVATYDVLTLVSKSHEAVAAPAPRG; from the coding sequence ATGACCCGAACGCTGCAGAGCTACGTCCAGGACGCCTGGTGGAGCCCGGCCGATGCCGCCGGAGGGGCGGAGGTGCGCGACGCCACCACGGGCGAGACGGTCGCCGTCGTCTCGAGCGCGGGGCTCGACCTCGCCGGCGCGATGGCGCACGCCAGGCGGGTCGGCCAGCGCCACCTCGGCGAGCTCACCTTCCATCAGCGAGCGGTGATCCTGAAGCAGCTCGCCCTCGCGCTCACCGAGCGGAAGGCCGAGCTGTACGAGCTCTCCACGCGCACCGGCGCCACGCAGGCCGACTCGTGGGTCGACATCGACGGCGGCATCGGGGTGCTCTTCACCTATTCGGGCAAGGGCCGCCGCGAGCTGCCGAACGCCCGCGTGCAGCTCGACGGCCCCGTCGAGCCGCTGTCGAAGGACGGCACGTTCCTCGGCCGCCACATCAGAACCACGCTGCCCGGCGTCGCCGTGCAGATCAACGCCTTCAACTTCCCGGTGTGGGGCGCCCTCGAGAAGCTCGCACCCGCGTTCCTCGCCGGCATGCCCACGATCGTGAAGCCGGCGACCCCCGGCGCGTACGTCACCGAGCACCTGGTGCGCATCATCGTCGAATCGGGGCTGCTGCCCGCCGGGTCCCTGCAGCTCGTCACCGGCTCGATCCGCGAGGTGTTCGACCACGCGCGACTCGGCGACGTGGTCTCGTTCACCGGCTCGGCCGCCACCGCCGACGCCCTGCGGCGCCACGACGCGGTGCAGACGGGCGGGGTCGTCTTCGGCGCCGAGACCGACTCGATCAACGCCTCGGTGCTCGGCCCCGACGCGGTGCCCGGCACGCCCGAGTTCGACGCCTACGTGCGGCAGCTCGTCGCCGAGATGACCGCGAAGGCCGGGCAGAAGTGCACGGCCATCCGCCGCGCCATCGTGCCGCATGCACTCATCGACCCGCTCGTCGACGCGGTGCGCGATCGGATCGCCGCGAAGGTCGTCGTCGGCGACCCGCGGGAGGCGGCGACCACCATGGGCCCGCTGGCCTCGATCGAGCAGCGCGACGAGGTGCTGCGCCAGGTGCAGGCGCTGGTCGACGGCGGCGGCCGCGTCGTCATCGGCGAGGGCCAGCGACCGGGCGAGCAGACGGCGTTCGTGGAGCCGATCCTGCTGCGCTTCGACGACGCGCTCGCGCCCCGGGTGCACGACACCGAGGCCTTCGGCCCCGTCGCATCGCTGATCGGGTACGCGACCCCCGAGGAGGCGGCGGAGCTCGTCGTGCGCGGCGGCGGATCCCTCGTCACGAGCGTGGCCTCGGCGGATCCGGTGTTCGTCGCCGGCCTCACGCGCATGAGCGCGTCCGCGAACGGGCGCATGCTCGTGCTCGACCGCACCGACGCCCGCACCTCGACCGGGCACGGCTCGCCGCTGCCGAACCTCGTGCACGGCGGCCCGGGCCGCGCGGGCGGCGGCGAGGAGCTCGGCGGGGTGCGCAGCGTCTACCACTACATGCAGCGCACCGCGATCCAGGGCAGCCCCGAGATGCTCACCGCCGTCACCGGCGTGTGGCACGCGGGTGCGGCGACCCGCGACGAGGCCCACCCGTTCCGCAAGCCGCTGCAGGAGCTGCGGGTCGGCGATCGCGTGGTGTCGGAGGAGCGGGAGGTCACGCTCGACGACATCGCGCACTTCGCGGAGTTCACGGGCGACACGTTCTACGCCCACACCGACGAGGCCGCGGCGGCCGCGAACCCGTTCTTCCCCGGCCGCGTCGCCCACGGCTACCTGCTGCTGTCGTTCGCCGCCGGCCTCTTCGTCTCGCCCGAGCCCGGGCCGGTGCTCGCGAACTACGGCCTCGAGCACCTCCGCTTCATCACGCCCGTGTCGCCGGGCGACCGCATCAGGGTCGCGCTCACCGCGAAGCAGATCATCCCCCGCGAGACCGACGAGTACGGCGAGGTGCACTGGGACGCGGTGCTCACCAATCACCGCGACGAGGTCGTCGCCACGTACGACGTGCTCACGCTGGTGTCGAAGTCGCACGAGGCGGTCGCCGCCCCGGCACCGCGGGGTTAG
- a CDS encoding TetR/AcrR family transcriptional regulator, which produces MESSDAAPRRGRPGYDQSSMLEVIVEVFTDHGYDASSLGMIASRLGLSKSAVYHHFASKAEMLEIALERALGALERVFDEAEAEAEAGGAPAGAVGRITEIVRAAVLVACEQQPYLILLLRLHGNSEVELRALERRRALTARLRAIFERARSEGALRDDLDPGLAARFTFGLVNSLVEWYRPDGPETPEALADAVLAYVRSGLRVNEVADFR; this is translated from the coding sequence ATGGAGAGCTCGGACGCCGCACCCCGCAGGGGGCGGCCGGGGTACGACCAGAGCAGCATGCTCGAGGTCATCGTCGAGGTCTTCACCGATCACGGATACGACGCCTCGTCGCTCGGCATGATCGCGAGCCGGCTCGGGCTCTCGAAGTCGGCGGTGTACCACCACTTCGCCTCGAAGGCCGAGATGCTCGAGATCGCGCTCGAGCGCGCGCTCGGCGCACTGGAGCGGGTCTTCGACGAGGCCGAGGCGGAGGCGGAGGCCGGAGGCGCCCCGGCCGGGGCCGTGGGGCGGATCACCGAGATCGTACGCGCCGCGGTGCTCGTCGCCTGCGAGCAGCAGCCCTACCTGATCCTGCTGCTGCGGCTGCACGGCAACTCCGAGGTGGAGCTGCGCGCCCTGGAGCGGCGCCGCGCCCTGACCGCCCGGCTGCGCGCGATCTTCGAGCGCGCACGGAGCGAGGGCGCGCTGCGCGACGACCTCGACCCCGGCCTCGCCGCGCGGTTCACGTTCGGCCTGGTGAACTCGCTGGTCGAGTGGTACCGCCCCGACGGCCCCGAGACGCCCGAGGCGCTCGCCGACGCTGTGCTCGCCTACGTGCGCTCGGGCCTCAGGGTCAACGAGGTGGCCGACTTCCGCTAA
- a CDS encoding phenylacetate--CoA ligase family protein, whose product MITETHDPVAPAAVAPAPASGGGQPDALHAAERLTRAELEALQLERLQWTVRHAYENVPFYRERFAAAGVHPDDIRALADIEKLPFTTKSDLRDHYPFGLFAVPMDEVRRVHASSGTTGRLTVVGYTERDLDTWADLIARSLYAAGVRPGWRVHNAYGYGLFTGGLGAHAGIERLGCVVIPMSGGQTEKQVQLIRDFEPDAIMCTPSYLLTIADAFERAGLDPRGTSLKVAICGAEPWTEAMRRELEERMGIRAVDIYGLSEMMGPGVGSECVETQDGPHIWEDHFLPEIIDERLQQVPDGQTGELVFTTLSKEAFPMIRYRTRDLTSLHPGTGRPAHRRIAKITGRNDDMIILRGVNLFPTQIEEIACEVEGLTSHFVLELTKRAALDHLTIRIEADPDADPAGADAALRRLQKCVKDRIGATIAAELAPTGSLPRSEGKLKRLYDLRAGASPA is encoded by the coding sequence ATGATCACCGAGACCCACGATCCCGTCGCCCCCGCCGCCGTCGCACCCGCGCCCGCTTCGGGCGGAGGGCAGCCCGACGCCCTCCACGCCGCGGAGCGGCTGACCCGCGCCGAGCTCGAGGCGCTCCAGCTCGAGCGCCTGCAGTGGACGGTGCGCCACGCGTACGAGAACGTGCCGTTCTACCGCGAGAGGTTCGCCGCGGCGGGCGTGCACCCCGACGACATCCGCGCGCTCGCCGACATCGAGAAGCTGCCCTTCACCACGAAGAGCGACCTGCGCGACCACTACCCCTTCGGGCTCTTCGCCGTGCCCATGGACGAGGTGCGCCGCGTGCACGCCTCATCCGGCACCACCGGCAGGCTCACCGTCGTCGGCTACACGGAGCGCGACCTCGACACCTGGGCCGATCTCATCGCCCGATCGCTCTACGCCGCAGGGGTGCGCCCCGGCTGGCGCGTCCACAACGCTTACGGGTACGGCCTGTTCACCGGCGGGCTCGGCGCGCACGCCGGCATCGAGCGGCTCGGCTGCGTGGTGATCCCCATGTCGGGCGGGCAGACCGAGAAGCAGGTGCAGCTGATCCGCGACTTCGAGCCCGACGCGATCATGTGCACCCCCAGCTACCTGCTCACCATCGCCGACGCGTTCGAGCGGGCCGGCCTCGACCCCCGCGGCACGAGCCTCAAGGTCGCGATCTGCGGCGCGGAGCCCTGGACCGAGGCGATGCGGCGCGAGCTCGAGGAGCGGATGGGCATCCGCGCCGTCGACATCTACGGCCTCTCGGAGATGATGGGCCCCGGCGTGGGCAGCGAGTGCGTCGAGACGCAGGACGGCCCGCACATCTGGGAGGATCACTTCCTGCCCGAGATCATCGACGAGCGGTTGCAGCAGGTGCCCGACGGCCAGACCGGGGAGCTCGTCTTCACCACGCTCTCGAAGGAGGCGTTCCCCATGATCCGCTACCGCACGCGCGACCTCACCTCGCTCCACCCCGGCACCGGCCGGCCCGCGCACCGGCGCATCGCGAAGATCACGGGACGCAACGACGACATGATCATTCTGCGCGGCGTCAACCTCTTCCCCACTCAGATCGAGGAGATCGCGTGCGAGGTCGAGGGGCTGACGAGCCACTTCGTGCTCGAACTCACGAAGCGGGCCGCGCTCGATCACCTCACGATCAGGATCGAGGCCGATCCCGACGCGGACCCCGCGGGCGCCGACGCCGCGCTGCGACGCCTGCAGAAGTGCGTGAAGGATCGCATCGGGGCGACGATCGCAGCCGAACTCGCGCCGACGGGATCGCTGCCGCGCTCGGAGGGCAAGCTCAAGCGCCTCTACGACCTGCGGGCCGGCGCCTCGCCCGCCTGA
- the paaI gene encoding hydroxyphenylacetyl-CoA thioesterase PaaI — translation MSTPADVMPQDGIEDRIAFDPSWAATAMLQADTAKTAFGIRLRALERGRAELAMTVRDDMVNGFGITHGGMVFTLADTAFAYACNEGEHAVVASGVDITFTRASRAGDTLTAVAERRWVSGRNGLYDITVRDQRGDTIAEFRGRSFATDRPLPPLTDP, via the coding sequence ATGAGTACACCCGCAGACGTGATGCCGCAGGACGGCATCGAGGATCGCATCGCCTTCGACCCGAGCTGGGCCGCCACCGCCATGCTGCAGGCCGACACCGCGAAGACCGCGTTCGGCATCCGCCTCCGCGCACTCGAGCGCGGCCGAGCCGAGCTCGCCATGACCGTGCGCGACGACATGGTCAACGGCTTCGGCATCACGCACGGCGGCATGGTCTTCACCCTCGCCGACACGGCCTTCGCCTACGCGTGCAACGAGGGCGAGCACGCCGTCGTCGCCTCCGGCGTCGACATCACCTTCACCCGCGCCAGCCGCGCCGGCGACACGCTCACCGCCGTCGCCGAGCGGCGATGGGTGTCGGGGCGCAACGGGCTCTACGACATCACCGTGCGCGACCAGCGCGGCGACACGATCGCCGAGTTCCGGGGCCGGTCGTTCGCCACCGACCGGCCCCTCCCGCCCCTGACCGACCCCTAG
- the paaA gene encoding 1,2-phenylacetyl-CoA epoxidase subunit PaaA, which yields MTSTTDELAEVAEQQRFDALIADEQRIEPRDWMPEAYRRTLIRQISQHAHSEIIGMQPEANWITRAPSLKRKSILIAKVQDEAGHGLYLYSAAQTLGITREEMTDALIEGRARYSSIFNYHTPTWADMGAIGWLVDGAAICNQVPLCRASYGPYGRAMVRICKEESFHQRQGFEILYELSHGTAEQKRMAQDAVDRWYWPSLMMFGPSDDASPNSAQSMAWKIKRFSNDELRQRFVGMCVPQFEALGLECPDRDLRYDEETGRWIMGEIDWNEFSEVLAGRGPANAERLRHRREAHDDGAWVREAAAAYAQKMQDRRRFAA from the coding sequence ATGACATCGACGACCGATGAACTCGCCGAAGTCGCCGAGCAGCAGCGCTTCGACGCCCTGATCGCAGACGAGCAGCGCATCGAGCCCCGGGACTGGATGCCCGAGGCGTACCGCCGCACCCTCATCCGGCAGATCTCGCAGCACGCGCACTCCGAGATCATCGGCATGCAGCCCGAGGCGAACTGGATCACGCGCGCCCCGAGCCTCAAGCGCAAGTCCATCCTCATCGCGAAGGTGCAGGACGAGGCGGGCCACGGGCTCTACCTCTACTCGGCCGCGCAGACCCTCGGCATCACCCGCGAGGAGATGACCGACGCGCTCATCGAGGGCCGCGCCCGCTACTCGTCGATCTTCAACTACCACACGCCGACCTGGGCCGACATGGGCGCCATCGGCTGGCTCGTCGACGGCGCCGCGATCTGCAATCAGGTGCCGCTCTGCCGCGCCTCCTACGGCCCCTACGGCCGCGCGATGGTGCGCATCTGCAAAGAGGAGTCCTTCCACCAGCGCCAGGGGTTCGAGATTCTGTACGAGCTCTCCCACGGCACCGCCGAGCAGAAGCGCATGGCGCAAGACGCGGTCGACCGCTGGTACTGGCCCTCGCTCATGATGTTCGGCCCGAGCGACGACGCATCGCCCAACTCGGCGCAGTCGATGGCCTGGAAGATCAAGCGGTTCTCGAACGACGAGCTGCGCCAGCGCTTCGTCGGCATGTGCGTGCCGCAGTTCGAGGCGCTCGGCCTCGAGTGCCCCGACCGCGACCTGCGCTACGACGAGGAGACGGGCCGGTGGATCATGGGCGAGATCGACTGGAACGAGTTCTCCGAGGTGCTCGCCGGCCGCGGCCCCGCCAACGCCGAGCGCCTCCGCCACCGGCGCGAGGCCCACGACGACGGCGCCTGGGTGCGCGAGGCCGCCGCCGCCTACGCGCAGAAGATGCAGGATCGCCGCCGCTTCGCGGCCTGA
- the paaB gene encoding 1,2-phenylacetyl-CoA epoxidase subunit PaaB, with translation MSTPGETGTEAWPLWEVFIRANRGLSHVHAGSLHAPDEAMALRNARDLYTRRHEGVSIWVVPAAAITTSDPDSKGVFFESPAGKNFRHAVYYARAEGVKHL, from the coding sequence ATGTCGACACCCGGAGAGACGGGCACCGAGGCCTGGCCCCTGTGGGAGGTGTTCATACGCGCGAACCGCGGACTGAGCCACGTGCACGCGGGATCCCTGCACGCTCCCGATGAGGCGATGGCCCTCCGCAACGCCCGCGACCTCTACACGCGGCGCCACGAGGGCGTCTCGATCTGGGTCGTGCCGGCGGCGGCGATCACCACCAGCGACCCGGATTCGAAGGGCGTGTTCTTCGAGTCGCCCGCGGGCAAGAACTTCCGCCACGCCGTCTACTACGCCCGCGCCGAAGGGGTGAAGCACCTGTGA
- the paaC gene encoding 1,2-phenylacetyl-CoA epoxidase subunit PaaC — MSAQTKPEAATAQTATARPDAADPHGDVSVDDLELADELTGAGAGASATPDTAEYALRLGDDALILAQQLGWWVSRGPELEEDLALSNIALDLLGHARSLLHYAGSATGRSEDDLAFWRDEPEFRNCWLVEQPNGHYGDTIARQFLFSAYQAELYRELLGSSDATLSAIAGKAEREVRYHLDHSAQWMLRLALGTDASRTRITASLRDLWPYVDELFADDELAERLAGVAPRPSALRAGFDRTVGAVLAEAELDAPDVQPALARGRRGLHSTRLGYLLAEMQWLPRRHPGASW, encoded by the coding sequence GTGAGCGCGCAGACGAAGCCGGAGGCTGCCACGGCGCAGACGGCGACGGCGCGCCCGGACGCGGCCGACCCGCACGGCGACGTCAGCGTCGACGACCTCGAACTCGCCGACGAGCTGACCGGAGCCGGCGCCGGCGCCTCGGCGACGCCCGACACGGCCGAGTACGCGCTGCGACTCGGAGACGACGCCCTGATCCTCGCCCAGCAACTCGGCTGGTGGGTGTCGCGCGGGCCCGAGCTCGAGGAGGATCTCGCGCTGAGCAACATCGCGCTCGACCTGCTCGGGCACGCGCGCTCCCTGCTGCACTACGCGGGCAGCGCGACCGGGCGCAGCGAAGACGACCTGGCGTTCTGGCGCGACGAGCCCGAGTTCCGCAACTGCTGGCTGGTCGAGCAGCCGAACGGCCACTACGGCGACACGATCGCCCGCCAGTTCCTCTTCTCGGCGTACCAGGCCGAACTGTACCGCGAGCTGCTCGGCAGCAGTGATGCGACCCTCAGCGCCATCGCCGGGAAGGCCGAGCGGGAGGTGCGCTACCACCTCGACCACTCGGCCCAGTGGATGCTGCGGCTCGCGCTCGGCACCGACGCATCGCGCACCCGCATCACCGCGTCGCTGCGCGACCTGTGGCCGTACGTCGACGAGCTCTTCGCCGACGACGAACTCGCCGAGCGCCTCGCCGGCGTCGCCCCGCGCCCGAGCGCGCTGCGCGCCGGCTTCGATCGCACGGTGGGCGCGGTGCTCGCCGAGGCCGAGCTCGACGCCCCCGACGTGCAGCCGGCGCTCGCGCGCGGGCGTCGCGGCTTGCACAGCACGCGGCTCGGCTACCTGCTCGCCGAGATGCAGTGGCTCCCCCGACGGCATCCCGGAGCATCGTGGTGA
- the paaD gene encoding 1,2-phenylacetyl-CoA epoxidase subunit PaaD: MVTAGRPAEPEAARVWDIAAEVPDPEVPVLTIADLGVLRTVSTAADEVRVVLTPTYSGCPAIDQMRDDVAQRLRAAGYARVRVDTTLSPAWTTDWMSEAGKRKLAAYGIAPPDFRSAARSGPIPVALAVKCPRCHSTRTREIARFGSTSCKALYECRECLEPFDYFKVH; encoded by the coding sequence GTGGTGACCGCGGGGCGCCCCGCCGAACCCGAGGCGGCGCGGGTCTGGGACATCGCGGCGGAGGTGCCGGATCCCGAGGTGCCCGTGCTCACCATCGCAGACCTGGGCGTGCTCCGCACCGTCTCCACCGCCGCCGACGAGGTGCGCGTCGTGCTGACGCCCACCTATTCGGGGTGCCCCGCCATCGACCAGATGCGCGACGACGTCGCCCAGCGGCTGCGCGCCGCCGGCTATGCGCGCGTGCGCGTCGACACCACGCTCAGCCCGGCGTGGACGACCGACTGGATGAGCGAGGCGGGCAAGCGCAAGCTCGCCGCGTACGGCATCGCGCCCCCCGACTTCCGGTCGGCGGCGCGCTCGGGGCCGATCCCCGTCGCCCTCGCGGTCAAGTGCCCGCGCTGCCACTCGACCCGCACCCGCGAGATCGCCCGGTTCGGCTCGACCTCGTGCAAAGCCCTGTACGAGTGCCGCGAGTGCCTCGAGCCGTTCGACTACTTCAAGGTCCACTAG
- the paaE gene encoding 1,2-phenylacetyl-CoA epoxidase subunit PaaE yields MAAINLGARQRATFHELRVAEVRPLTESSVEVTFEVPDRLAPDFAYLAGQYLALRATVDGEDLRRSYSICRPPTPGRISVAVKRDLGGRFSTWANDSLRPGDTLQVMTPQGAFTSNLDELDGRHVVGVAAGSGITPIITMAHRVLTHSETSRFDLLFTNRSSLDVMFVEELADLKDRYPQRFAIHHVLSREQRSAPVMSGRLDEDRLRTILGTVIPVDQTDEWVLCGPFELVQLCRDLLAELGVDPAHVRFELFSTGEPAPTRARPVEVRAGERTIAIDFTLDGTSASVESPVSAHETILNAALRVRSDVPFACAGGVCGTCRARVVEGSVSMTENYALEADEIERGYVLTCQSHPQSDRVVVDYDA; encoded by the coding sequence ATGGCCGCCATCAACCTGGGCGCGCGGCAGCGCGCGACGTTCCACGAACTCCGGGTCGCCGAGGTGCGCCCGCTGACCGAATCGAGCGTCGAGGTGACGTTCGAGGTTCCCGATCGGCTCGCACCCGACTTCGCCTACCTCGCCGGGCAGTACCTCGCCCTGCGCGCCACGGTCGACGGCGAGGATCTGCGCCGCTCGTACTCGATCTGCCGCCCCCCGACGCCGGGCCGCATCTCCGTCGCCGTCAAGCGAGACCTCGGCGGCCGCTTCTCCACCTGGGCGAACGACTCGCTGCGACCCGGCGACACCCTGCAGGTGATGACGCCGCAGGGCGCCTTCACCTCGAACCTCGACGAGCTCGACGGCCGCCACGTCGTCGGCGTCGCCGCCGGCTCCGGCATCACCCCGATCATCACGATGGCGCACCGGGTGCTCACGCACAGCGAGACGAGCCGCTTCGATCTCCTCTTCACGAACCGGTCGTCGCTCGACGTCATGTTCGTCGAGGAGCTCGCCGACCTCAAGGACCGGTATCCGCAGCGCTTCGCCATCCACCACGTGCTCTCCCGCGAGCAGCGGTCGGCGCCGGTGATGTCTGGGCGACTCGACGAGGATCGCCTGCGCACCATCCTGGGCACCGTGATCCCGGTCGATCAGACCGACGAATGGGTGCTCTGCGGCCCCTTCGAGCTCGTGCAGCTGTGCCGCGACCTGCTGGCCGAGCTCGGCGTCGACCCGGCGCACGTGCGCTTCGAGCTGTTCTCGACCGGCGAGCCCGCCCCCACCCGGGCGCGCCCCGTCGAAGTGCGCGCCGGCGAGCGCACGATCGCGATCGACTTCACCCTCGACGGCACCTCCGCGAGCGTCGAGAGCCCCGTCAGCGCGCACGAGACCATTCTGAACGCCGCCCTGCGCGTGCGCAGCGACGTGCCGTTCGCCTGCGCCGGCGGCGTCTGCGGCACCTGCCGCGCTCGGGTGGTCGAGGGATCGGTGTCCATGACCGAGAACTACGCCCTCGAAGCCGACGAGATCGAGCGCGGCTACGTGCTCACCTGCCAGTCCCACCCGCAATCAGACCGCGTCGTCGTCGACTACGACGCGTGA